The following proteins come from a genomic window of Drosophila sulfurigaster albostrigata strain 15112-1811.04 chromosome X, ASM2355843v2, whole genome shotgun sequence:
- the LOC133849217 gene encoding large ribosomal subunit protein bL33m, protein MRLTEVLFKKVKSKRIMVLMESVVSGHQFNTFRDRLADKIELIKFDPYIQKESLYRERKRIRSA, encoded by the exons ATGCGTCTCACCGAAGTGCTGTTCAAAAAGGTCAAGAGCAA ACGCATTATGGTGTTGATGGAGAGCGTGGTCAGTGGCCATCAATTCAACACGTTTCGCGATCGTCTCGCCGACAAAAtcgaattaattaaattcgatCCGTACA TTCAGAAGGAGAGTTTATATCGCGAACGCAAGCGAATTCGCAGCGCTTAA